GCCTCGGCGCTGCGCACGATGGCGCCGACGTTGCGGGGGTCCGTGAGGTGGTCGAGGAGCACGAGCAGCGGGCGCTCGCCGCGCGCGGCGGCCAGGTCGAACGCGTCCCGCAGGTCGCCGGTGCGGACCTCCGGCAGCTCGGCCGCCACGCCCTGGTGCTGCGTCGTGCGCAGCGCCTGGTCGAGCTGGACGCGCGGCACCTCCTCGACGTCGGCCCCGACCCTCGCGGCCTCCTTCCTGAGCTCGGCCAGGAGCTTGGGGTGGACGCCGCGCGCCACCATGACGCGCTCGGTCTGGCCCTGGCGCAGGGCCTCGAGGACGGCGTTGCGGCCGTAGATGAGCACCTCAGGGAGTATACGTACGCTCCGGCAGGGCGAGACGCCGCAGCGCGCGCCGCGCCTCCGCCTCGTCGCGGGCCAGGGCCTCCCTCAGCTCGTCGAGCCCCGCGAAGGGCCGCTGTTCGCGCAGGAAGGCGTGGAAGAGCACCGTGACCACGCTGCCGTAGAGGTCGCCGGCGAACCCGAACAGGTGCACCTCGAGGGTCGGCGGCTCGTCGGGGAACATCGGCTTGGTACCCGAGCTGGCCATGCCGCCGTAGGTGCCGGAGGGCGTCTCGACGGTCACCGCGAAGACGCCGGGCGGCAGCGCCTTGCGCTCGCCCGTCGAGACGTTCGCCGTGGGGTAGCCGATCGTCCGGCCGCGCTCCTCGCCGTGCACGACCTCGCCGGTGGCGCGGTAGGGGGCGCCGAGCAGCTCGTTCGCGCGCTCGACGTCGCCCCTCCCCAGGTGCTCGCGCACGCGCGAGGAGCTGACGACCTCGCCGCCGTGCGTCACGAGCCCGAACGCCTCGAGGCGCGTGGCGATGGGGGAGAGGTCGTTGAGGTTCCCCTGCCGTCCGTGGCCGAAGCGGAAGTCCTCGCCCACGACGATCGTGTGGGGCTTGAGGCGCCGGAGCTCGTCGACGAACGCGGCCTTGTCGGTCTTGGCGTACTCGCGGCTGAACGGCAGCATCACCACGGCCGTGGGGCCGAACCCCGCCAGCAGGTCGAGCTTCTCGCGCTCGCTGGAGAGGTAGGTGGCGTTCCCGAACACGACGCGCGCCGGGGGGAAGAACGTGACGACCACCGACGGCGCGCCGTGGCGCTCGGCGAGCTCGCGCAGGCGCCCGAGGAGCAGCCGGTGGCCGCGGTGCACGCCGTCGAAGTTGCCTATCGAGAGCATCACGCCCTTGAGGTCGAGCTCGCCGAGCGCCCGCACGACGCGCATGGTCAGGGCAGCTCCCCCCTGGCGCCGAGGAGCACGGCGAGCGCCAGCAGCGTGGTGGCGCTGGTGACCTCGTCCCCGGCGGCCACCGCGCGCCACGCCTCCAGCGCGTCGCGCCACTCCGGCTCGAGGTCCTCGTCGTCGTCGCCCTGCAGGCGCAGCGGCGAGGTGCCCTCGGCACGGAACAGGTGGGCGCGCTCGTCGGTGAAGCCGGGGGAGACGTAGCACGAGGTAAGCGGCGTCAGCTCGCCGGTGAGGCCGACCTCCTCGGCCAGCTCCCGCGCGGCCGCCTCCGCGGGCGTCTCGCCCGGCTCGACGAGCCCGGCCGGCACCTCCCAGGTGACCCGCCCGATGGCCACGCGGCGCTGCCTCACCCCCAGCACCCGCCGACCCTCGGCGACCAGCACGGCGACGGAGTCGGCGTGCCTCACGACCTCGTAGCGTCCGTCCAGCCTCTCGAGGGTGACGATGCGCCCCGCGTGGATGACCTCGCGCACGGTCT
Above is a genomic segment from Trueperaceae bacterium containing:
- the ribF gene encoding riboflavin biosynthesis protein RibF, with the translated sequence MRVVRALGELDLKGVMLSIGNFDGVHRGHRLLLGRLRELAERHGAPSVVVTFFPPARVVFGNATYLSSEREKLDLLAGFGPTAVVMLPFSREYAKTDKAAFVDELRRLKPHTIVVGEDFRFGHGRQGNLNDLSPIATRLEAFGLVTHGGEVVSSSRVREHLGRGDVERANELLGAPYRATGEVVHGEERGRTIGYPTANVSTGERKALPPGVFAVTVETPSGTYGGMASSGTKPMFPDEPPTLEVHLFGFAGDLYGSVVTVLFHAFLREQRPFAGLDELREALARDEAEARRALRRLALPERTYTP
- a CDS encoding NUDIX hydrolase, with the translated sequence MREVIHAGRIVTLERLDGRYEVVRHADSVAVLVAEGRRVLGVRQRRVAIGRVTWEVPAGLVEPGETPAEAAARELAEEVGLTGELTPLTSCYVSPGFTDERAHLFRAEGTSPLRLQGDDDEDLEPEWRDALEAWRAVAAGDEVTSATTLLALAVLLGARGELP